From Streptomyces sp. GSL17-111, one genomic window encodes:
- a CDS encoding ATP-dependent helicase — protein MSDTYRLVRTPPDRASLPALDAGQRAVVDHDRGPLLVLAGPGTGKTTTLVEAVAERVRRGVRPERVLVLTFSRKAAVELRDRMAARMGGTAPQATTFHSYCYALVRAHQDAEHFAEPVRLLSGPEQDLHIRDLLAGHVEGGVPRIDWPQELRACLTTRGFADEVRAVLARSRELGLGPGELAAFAARTGRPDWSAAAAFLAEYLDVMDLQGVLDYAELVHRAVLLAERTGPDGAAEFLSGAYDAVYVDEYQDTDAAQVRLLRALAGPPGASRPLVAFGDPDQSIYAFRGADVNGILDFADVFPGARTTVLRTNRRSGGDLLAATRQLTRRMPLPRLPADAVRAHREPRPQRSGGRVEAYTYPTPGAETDNIADLLRRAHLEDGVPWGEMAVLVRAGAALPVLRRALTSAGVPVDVSGDDLPLRREPAVTPLLTALRAVAGAADSAPGTPPDVPHAPDAPERAGERAGAWLDTETALTLLASPLGGMDAADLRRLGRALREEERAAGRAVPRPSDELLAQALAEPQRLVAHDPAYARGAQSLGLLLRKARELLAGGGTAEEALWELWNGTTWPDRLERAARRGGAAGRNADRDLDAVCALFAAAARAEERTGGRGALNFLAELDAQDIAADTLAGRAARPDAVRLMTAHRSKGLEWRLVVVATVQEGLWPDLRRRGSLLEADRIGRDGLAEPLPPGALLAEERRLFYVAATRARDRLVVTAVKSATEEGDQPSRFLAELGVTPRDVAGRPPRPLSVAGLVAELRATTVDPAVSPALRQAAARRLARLASLRDDDGHSLVPAAHPQRWWGLAEPTRSAVPLRDPRLPVALSGSSVGQLATACSLQWFLGREVKADAPPSTAQGFGNVLHVLADEVASGTTPADLRVLLERLDSVWDALAFEAPWKSRQEKDNARAALERFLRWHVLDRSGRRTLATEHTFDVTLPVGAEDSDGPPGPHDAEHSDGSDGGVRIRVRGSIDRVEEDAEGRVYVVDFKTGRNKPSAADVERHPQLAVYQLALREGDPALEAGGAELVHLRVGAPKKEGGDALPAVQRQEPLSADPAGEWIGDLLATAAGRVLDERFSPDPGRHCSHCAFRSSCPALPEGRHVVE, from the coding sequence ATGTCCGATACCTACCGGCTGGTACGCACGCCGCCGGATCGGGCGAGTCTCCCTGCCTTGGACGCAGGGCAGCGGGCTGTGGTTGACCACGACCGGGGCCCCCTGCTCGTCCTGGCGGGCCCCGGCACCGGCAAGACGACGACCCTGGTCGAAGCCGTCGCCGAACGGGTGCGCCGGGGCGTGCGCCCCGAGCGCGTCCTGGTGCTGACCTTCAGCCGCAAGGCGGCCGTCGAGCTGCGGGACCGCATGGCCGCCCGGATGGGCGGCACGGCCCCGCAGGCCACGACGTTCCACTCCTACTGCTACGCCCTGGTGCGCGCCCACCAGGATGCCGAACACTTCGCCGAGCCGGTCCGGCTGCTCTCCGGACCGGAACAGGATCTCCACATCCGCGACCTGTTGGCGGGACACGTGGAAGGCGGGGTTCCGCGGATCGACTGGCCGCAGGAGCTGCGCGCCTGCCTCACCACCCGGGGTTTCGCCGACGAGGTGCGCGCGGTCCTCGCCCGCAGCCGCGAACTGGGCCTCGGCCCCGGCGAGCTGGCCGCCTTCGCCGCCCGCACCGGCCGACCCGACTGGTCGGCCGCCGCCGCCTTCCTCGCCGAGTACCTCGACGTCATGGACCTCCAGGGCGTGCTGGACTACGCCGAGCTCGTCCACCGCGCCGTGCTCCTGGCCGAACGGACCGGGCCGGACGGCGCCGCCGAGTTCCTGTCCGGCGCCTACGACGCGGTGTACGTCGACGAGTACCAGGACACCGACGCGGCCCAGGTGCGGCTCCTGCGGGCACTGGCCGGACCGCCCGGCGCGTCCCGCCCCCTGGTGGCGTTCGGCGACCCCGACCAGTCCATCTACGCCTTCCGGGGCGCCGACGTGAACGGCATCCTCGACTTCGCCGACGTCTTCCCCGGCGCCCGGACGACCGTGCTGCGCACCAACCGGCGCTCGGGAGGCGATCTGCTGGCCGCCACCCGGCAGCTCACCCGCCGGATGCCGCTGCCCCGCCTCCCCGCCGACGCCGTCCGCGCGCACCGCGAACCCCGGCCGCAGCGCTCCGGCGGCCGGGTCGAGGCGTACACCTACCCCACCCCGGGGGCCGAGACCGACAACATCGCCGACCTGCTGCGCCGCGCCCACCTGGAGGACGGCGTCCCCTGGGGGGAGATGGCGGTGCTCGTCCGCGCCGGGGCCGCCCTGCCCGTCCTGCGCCGCGCGCTCACCTCCGCCGGGGTACCCGTCGACGTCTCCGGCGACGACCTGCCGCTGCGCCGCGAACCGGCGGTGACGCCCCTGCTGACCGCCCTGCGCGCGGTCGCCGGCGCGGCGGACAGCGCGCCCGGCACCCCTCCCGATGTTCCCCATGCCCCCGACGCGCCGGAGCGAGCCGGGGAGCGCGCCGGGGCCTGGCTGGACACCGAGACCGCGCTCACCCTGCTCGCCTCCCCCCTCGGCGGCATGGACGCCGCCGACCTCCGCCGCCTCGGCCGCGCGCTGCGCGAGGAGGAACGCGCCGCCGGGCGCGCCGTGCCCCGGCCGTCCGACGAGCTCCTCGCCCAGGCACTCGCCGAGCCGCAGCGCCTGGTCGCCCACGACCCCGCCTACGCGCGCGGCGCCCAGAGCCTCGGCCTCCTCCTGCGCAAGGCCCGCGAGCTGCTGGCCGGCGGCGGCACCGCCGAGGAGGCGCTGTGGGAGCTGTGGAACGGCACCACCTGGCCCGACCGGCTCGAACGCGCGGCCCGGCGCGGCGGTGCCGCCGGACGCAACGCCGACCGCGACCTGGACGCCGTCTGCGCCCTCTTCGCCGCCGCCGCCCGCGCCGAGGAACGCACCGGGGGCCGGGGCGCCCTGAACTTCCTGGCCGAGCTGGACGCCCAGGACATAGCCGCCGACACCCTCGCCGGCCGGGCCGCGCGCCCCGACGCCGTCCGCCTCATGACGGCCCACCGCAGCAAGGGTCTGGAATGGCGGCTCGTCGTCGTCGCCACCGTGCAGGAAGGGCTCTGGCCCGATCTGCGCCGCCGCGGCTCCCTCCTGGAGGCCGACCGCATCGGCCGGGACGGCCTCGCCGAGCCGCTGCCGCCCGGCGCCCTGCTGGCCGAGGAGCGGCGGCTGTTCTACGTGGCCGCCACCCGGGCCCGGGACCGTCTGGTGGTCACCGCCGTGAAGAGCGCCACCGAGGAGGGCGACCAGCCGTCCCGGTTCCTCGCCGAGCTCGGTGTCACCCCCCGGGACGTCGCCGGGCGGCCACCGCGCCCGCTCTCCGTCGCCGGGCTCGTCGCGGAACTGCGCGCCACCACCGTCGACCCCGCCGTCAGCCCGGCCCTGCGGCAGGCCGCCGCCCGTCGGCTCGCCCGCCTCGCCTCCCTGCGCGACGACGACGGCCACTCCCTGGTGCCCGCCGCCCACCCCCAGCGCTGGTGGGGACTGGCCGAACCCACCCGGTCCGCCGTCCCCCTGCGCGACCCGCGCCTGCCCGTGGCGTTGTCCGGCAGCTCCGTCGGCCAGCTGGCCACGGCGTGCTCCCTCCAGTGGTTCCTGGGCCGGGAGGTGAAGGCCGACGCCCCGCCCAGCACGGCGCAGGGCTTCGGCAACGTCCTGCACGTCCTGGCCGACGAGGTCGCCTCCGGAACGACCCCGGCCGACCTGCGGGTGCTCCTCGAACGGCTCGACTCGGTCTGGGACGCCCTCGCCTTCGAAGCGCCCTGGAAGTCGCGGCAGGAGAAGGACAACGCGCGCGCCGCGTTGGAGCGCTTCCTGCGCTGGCACGTCCTGGACCGCTCCGGCCGTCGCACGCTCGCCACCGAGCACACCTTCGACGTCACGCTGCCCGTCGGTGCCGAGGACTCCGACGGGCCCCCCGGGCCCCACGACGCCGAGCACTCCGACGGCTCCGACGGCGGGGTGCGGATCAGGGTGCGCGGCAGCATCGACCGGGTGGAGGAGGACGCCGAGGGCCGGGTCTACGTGGTCGACTTCAAGACCGGCCGGAACAAGCCCTCCGCCGCCGACGTCGAACGCCACCCCCAACTCGCCGTCTACCAGCTCGCGCTCCGCGAGGGCGACCCGGCCCTGGAGGCGGGGGGCGCCGAACTCGTCCACCTGCGCGTCGGTGCGCCGAAGAAGGAGGGCGGCGACGCGCTCCCCGCCGTCCAGCGACAGGAGCCCCTGTCCGCCGACCCGGCGGGGGAGTGGATCGGGGACCTCCTGGCCACCGCCGCCGGACGCGTCCTGGACGAACGGTTCTCGCCCGACCCCGGACGGCACTGCTCGCACTGCGCGTTCCGCTCCTCGTGCCCGGCCCTCCCCGAAGGCCGCCACGTCGTCGAGTGA
- a CDS encoding MGMT family protein: MGELPDYAERVLEVAELIPPGRVLTYGDVARWLREDAGERAADGGRPGAIPGSGGPRQVGRVMALYGGAVPWWRVVRADGALLRGSEERALRHYRAEGTPLRPAGAGGRPRLDLRRARWAGPSGPDGS; the protein is encoded by the coding sequence ATGGGAGAGCTGCCTGACTACGCGGAACGGGTGCTGGAGGTCGCCGAGCTGATCCCGCCCGGGCGCGTTCTGACGTACGGGGACGTGGCGCGGTGGCTGCGCGAGGACGCCGGGGAGCGCGCGGCCGACGGCGGGCGGCCCGGCGCGATACCCGGTTCCGGCGGGCCGCGTCAGGTGGGCCGGGTGATGGCCCTGTACGGCGGCGCCGTCCCGTGGTGGCGCGTCGTGCGGGCCGACGGCGCCCTGCTGCGCGGCAGCGAGGAGCGGGCGCTGCGCCACTACCGCGCCGAGGGCACCCCGCTGCGCCCGGCGGGCGCGGGCGGCCGGCCCCGGCTCGACCTGCGCCGGGCCCGGTGGGCCGGGCCGAGTGGCCCGGACGGCTCCTGA
- a CDS encoding lysylphosphatidylglycerol synthase domain-containing protein, whose protein sequence is MIRDREEQSGRQPGGNPPQEEGRRADAVRPEAAAAPGPDDGVRPPHHGTDHRDGTARPPRRTRGGPGGVRDLLRRIAGGPAHPDSDVSEQLDGDEPLLSARVHRPSDLLRLLLGAVGIAVVLAIAYFAHATTAGIEQDIDKGAGQAPPLVISITGVVSSIAVLIVPVAFAIERLIKRDGLRIADGVLAAVLAHGVSLAVALWIAEAAPAPIQEAFTKSAPGGGLTDPVHNYLGPVIAYMTAVGMARRPRWRVLLWVVLLADALSVLISGYTTSLAIVLTVLIGWSVAYGTVYAVGSPNVRPTGQNLLAGLRRVGFAPVSAVRAEDGQADHDRGRRYIVALEDGPPLDVTIVDREQQAHGYFYRAWRRLFLRGFTQRRSLQSLRQALEQEALLAYAAIAAGANAPKLIATSELGPDAVILVYEHIGGRPLDAVPDAEVTDALMEAAWLQVRALQSRRIAHRRLSGDALLVDHSGAVFLTDLRVGEIAAGDISLRMDVAQLLTTFGLRVGAERSVRAAVDVLGPDAVADSLPLLQPLALSRGTRHTLRRLAKERAERERERVLEAAKAHREAREARSAESVDQPLTAQAGGAEQAEHVRLEKTEREAVERAVEEEREEDLLAQIREEVLRIRPQAPVAPVQLQRIRPRTLVSFIAGALGAYFLLPQLAHDSVGDMITEAHWGWVLFAVAAAATSYVGAALSLLGFVPEKVPFLRTVWAQVAGSFVKLVAPAAIGGVALNTRFLQRAGVRPGYAVASVGASQLFALGIHVLLLLSFGYITGKEQAPSIPPSRTVIAGLLTVAVLVLIVSAIPPLRQFVGTRVRALFAGVVPRMLDVAQRPTKLASGIGGMLLLTLAFVLCLDASVRAFGGEVSFAMVAVVFLAGNALGSAAPTPGGVGAVEGALIVGLTALGGLPEGTAISAVLLYRLLTFWLPVLPGWLAFTRLTARKAL, encoded by the coding sequence GTGATACGGGATCGAGAAGAGCAGTCCGGACGTCAGCCGGGCGGGAACCCTCCCCAGGAGGAGGGCCGCCGGGCCGATGCGGTGCGTCCCGAAGCCGCCGCGGCGCCCGGGCCCGATGACGGCGTCCGGCCCCCCCACCACGGCACGGACCACCGGGACGGGACCGCGCGGCCGCCCCGCCGGACGCGCGGCGGCCCCGGCGGGGTGCGGGACCTGCTGCGCCGGATCGCGGGCGGCCCCGCCCACCCGGACTCCGACGTGTCCGAGCAGCTCGACGGCGACGAGCCGCTGCTGTCGGCCCGCGTCCACCGCCCTTCGGACCTGCTGCGGCTGCTGCTCGGCGCCGTCGGTATCGCCGTCGTGCTCGCCATCGCCTACTTCGCCCACGCCACGACGGCCGGTATCGAGCAGGACATCGACAAGGGCGCGGGCCAGGCGCCGCCGCTGGTCATCAGCATCACGGGCGTGGTCTCCAGCATCGCCGTCCTGATCGTGCCCGTCGCCTTCGCCATCGAGCGGCTGATCAAACGGGACGGGCTGCGCATCGCCGACGGCGTGCTGGCGGCCGTGCTCGCCCACGGTGTCTCGCTCGCCGTGGCGCTGTGGATCGCGGAGGCGGCGCCCGCACCGATCCAGGAGGCGTTCACCAAGTCGGCCCCCGGCGGCGGCCTGACCGACCCGGTGCACAACTACCTCGGGCCGGTGATCGCCTACATGACGGCGGTCGGCATGGCCCGCAGGCCGCGCTGGCGGGTGCTGCTGTGGGTGGTGCTGCTCGCCGACGCCCTCTCCGTCCTGATCAGCGGCTACACCACCTCCCTGGCCATCGTCCTGACGGTGCTCATCGGCTGGAGCGTGGCCTACGGCACCGTGTACGCCGTCGGCTCGCCCAACGTCCGGCCTACGGGGCAGAACCTGCTGGCCGGTCTGCGGCGCGTCGGGTTCGCGCCGGTGAGCGCGGTGCGCGCCGAGGACGGGCAGGCGGACCACGACCGGGGCCGCCGCTACATCGTCGCCCTGGAGGACGGGCCGCCCCTGGACGTCACGATCGTCGACCGGGAGCAACAGGCCCACGGCTACTTCTACCGGGCGTGGCGGCGTCTCTTCCTGCGCGGCTTCACCCAGCGGCGCAGCCTCCAGTCCCTGCGGCAGGCCCTGGAGCAGGAGGCGCTGCTGGCCTACGCGGCCATCGCGGCGGGGGCCAACGCGCCGAAGCTCATCGCCACCTCCGAGCTGGGGCCCGACGCGGTGATACTCGTCTACGAGCACATCGGGGGACGTCCGCTCGACGCGGTGCCGGACGCGGAGGTCACCGACGCGCTGATGGAGGCGGCGTGGCTGCAGGTGCGCGCGCTCCAGTCGCGCCGCATCGCCCACCGCAGGCTCAGCGGGGACGCGCTCCTGGTGGATCACTCCGGCGCCGTGTTCCTCACCGACCTGCGGGTCGGGGAGATCGCCGCCGGTGACATCAGCCTGCGCATGGACGTCGCCCAGCTCCTGACCACCTTCGGCCTGCGCGTGGGGGCCGAACGCTCGGTGCGGGCCGCCGTGGACGTCCTCGGTCCGGACGCCGTGGCCGACAGCCTCCCGCTGCTGCAGCCCCTCGCACTCAGCCGGGGCACGCGGCACACCCTGCGCCGGCTCGCGAAGGAGCGCGCCGAGCGGGAGCGCGAGCGGGTGCTGGAGGCCGCGAAGGCGCACCGAGAGGCGCGGGAGGCCCGGTCGGCGGAGAGCGTCGACCAGCCGCTCACCGCGCAGGCCGGCGGCGCCGAGCAGGCGGAGCACGTCCGGCTTGAGAAGACCGAGCGGGAAGCCGTCGAGCGGGCGGTGGAGGAGGAGCGGGAGGAGGACCTCCTCGCGCAGATCCGCGAGGAGGTGCTGCGGATACGGCCACAGGCCCCCGTGGCACCCGTGCAGCTGCAACGGATCCGGCCCCGCACCCTGGTGAGCTTCATCGCCGGTGCGCTCGGCGCCTACTTCCTGCTGCCGCAGCTCGCCCACGACAGCGTCGGCGACATGATCACCGAGGCACACTGGGGCTGGGTGCTGTTCGCCGTGGCCGCCGCCGCCACGAGCTACGTCGGCGCGGCGCTGAGCCTGCTCGGCTTCGTGCCCGAGAAGGTGCCGTTCCTGCGGACGGTGTGGGCCCAGGTCGCCGGCTCCTTCGTCAAGCTCGTCGCCCCGGCGGCGATCGGCGGTGTCGCGCTCAACACGCGCTTCCTGCAGCGGGCCGGGGTGCGCCCGGGGTACGCGGTCGCCAGCGTGGGCGCGTCCCAGCTCTTCGCCCTCGGGATCCACGTGCTGCTGCTGCTGAGCTTCGGGTACATCACGGGGAAGGAGCAGGCCCCCTCCATCCCGCCCTCCCGCACGGTGATCGCGGGGCTGCTGACGGTCGCCGTCCTGGTGCTCATCGTGTCGGCGATCCCGCCGCTGCGGCAGTTCGTCGGCACCCGGGTGCGGGCCCTGTTCGCGGGCGTCGTGCCGCGCATGCTGGACGTCGCCCAGCGTCCGACGAAGCTGGCCAGCGGGATCGGCGGCATGTTGCTGCTGACCCTGGCCTTCGTGCTGTGTCTGGACGCCTCGGTGCGCGCCTTCGGTGGCGAGGTCAGCTTCGCGATGGTGGCCGTCGTCTTCCTCGCCGGGAACGCCCTGGGCTCGGCGGCGCCCACTCCAGGTGGCGTGGGTGCGGTGGAGGGCGCGCTGATCGTCGGGCTCACCGCTCTCGGCGGGCTCCCGGAAGGGACGGCGATCTCGGCCGTGCTGCTCTACCGGCTGCTGACGTTCTGGCTGCCCGTGCTGCCCGGCTGGCTCGCCTTCACCCGGCTCACCGCCCGCAAGGCGCTCTGA
- a CDS encoding alpha/beta hydrolase produces MPAAVHRGGALAAAALLVGLSATAGCAGNTGARGERTEPQAVGQPPSPPPAPELPSSLTDQELTWRTCPAAPEYGAGGPPQPPEPMPDGTQWRCASMKAPLDYDEPDGTTIDVALVRARSQAEGDERIGSLIFNFGGPGGSGVTTLPVSGADFATLHERYDLVSFDPRGVARTAPVRCLSDRELDAYHQEATVPTNRAEGEEYLDEQTAYARACERNSGGVLPHVRTMDTARDMDLMREVLGDDTLHYFGISYGTELGGVYAHLYPENVGRAVFDAVVDPTLDPAESGLNQTKGFQLALTNFLKACDEDGECPIGDTPAQGEQAIVDLLERLEERPLRTSDPDGRELNASLASAGIALSLYSQDFWQILTEGLQDAMDDDDGTLLLRLSDLLNGRRDDGTYDNSQAALTAISCADAEPRYTLDDVREWLPRFREASPVFGETAAWGLVSCHDWPVEGVWEHPEVSAPGAAPILLIGTTGDPATPYEGAERMAEQLGEEAVVLTYRGEGHGAYNGGDPCVRKEVDAYLLEGDVPEPDAECGGA; encoded by the coding sequence ATGCCAGCAGCCGTCCACCGGGGTGGCGCCCTCGCCGCCGCCGCTCTGCTCGTCGGCCTCTCGGCCACGGCCGGGTGCGCGGGGAACACGGGGGCCCGGGGCGAGCGGACCGAGCCGCAGGCCGTGGGGCAGCCGCCGAGCCCGCCCCCGGCTCCGGAGCTCCCGTCCTCACTGACGGACCAGGAGCTGACCTGGCGCACCTGTCCGGCCGCCCCGGAGTACGGCGCGGGCGGCCCCCCGCAGCCGCCGGAGCCGATGCCGGACGGCACGCAGTGGCGGTGCGCGTCGATGAAGGCACCGCTCGACTACGACGAGCCGGACGGCACCACGATCGACGTCGCCCTGGTCCGCGCCCGCAGCCAGGCGGAGGGCGACGAGCGGATCGGCTCGCTGATCTTCAACTTCGGCGGCCCGGGCGGTTCGGGTGTGACGACGCTGCCCGTCTCCGGCGCCGACTTCGCGACCCTGCACGAGCGGTACGACCTGGTGAGCTTCGACCCGCGCGGCGTCGCGCGCACGGCCCCCGTCCGCTGCCTGTCGGACCGGGAGCTGGACGCCTACCACCAGGAGGCGACCGTTCCGACGAACCGGGCCGAGGGCGAGGAGTACCTCGACGAGCAGACCGCGTACGCGCGGGCGTGCGAGCGCAACTCCGGTGGCGTCCTGCCCCACGTGCGCACGATGGACACCGCCCGCGACATGGACCTCATGCGCGAGGTCCTCGGGGACGACACGCTGCACTACTTCGGCATCTCCTACGGCACGGAGCTGGGCGGCGTCTACGCGCACCTCTACCCGGAGAACGTCGGCCGGGCCGTCTTCGACGCCGTGGTGGACCCGACGCTGGACCCGGCGGAGTCCGGCCTCAACCAGACCAAGGGCTTCCAGCTCGCCCTCACCAACTTCCTGAAGGCCTGCGACGAGGACGGGGAGTGCCCGATCGGCGACACCCCCGCCCAGGGCGAGCAGGCGATCGTCGACCTGCTGGAGCGGCTGGAGGAGCGGCCCCTCCGCACCAGCGACCCCGACGGGCGCGAACTGAACGCCTCCCTCGCCTCCGCCGGTATCGCGCTCTCCCTGTACTCGCAGGACTTCTGGCAGATCCTCACCGAAGGACTCCAGGACGCGATGGACGACGACGACGGCACCCTGCTGCTACGGCTGAGCGACCTGCTCAACGGCCGCCGGGACGACGGCACGTACGACAACAGCCAGGCCGCGCTGACGGCGATCAGCTGCGCCGACGCCGAGCCGCGCTACACGCTGGACGACGTGCGGGAGTGGCTGCCGCGCTTCCGGGAGGCCTCCCCCGTCTTCGGCGAGACGGCCGCCTGGGGCCTGGTGTCCTGCCACGACTGGCCGGTCGAGGGCGTCTGGGAGCACCCCGAGGTCAGCGCGCCGGGTGCGGCGCCGATCCTCCTGATCGGTACGACGGGGGACCCGGCGACGCCGTACGAGGGGGCCGAGCGCATGGCGGAGCAGCTCGGTGAGGAGGCCGTCGTGCTGACGTACCGGGGTGAGGGGCACGGCGCGTACAACGGCGGCGACCCGTGCGTGCGCAAGGAGGTCGACGCGTACCTGCTGGAGGGCGACGTCCCCGAGCCGGACGCGGAGTGCGGCGGGGCCTGA
- the moeZ gene encoding adenylyltransferase/sulfurtransferase MoeZ, whose amino-acid sequence MSLPPLVEPAAELTVDEVRRYSRHLIIPDVGMEGQKRLKNAKVLCVGAGGLGSPALMYLAAAGVGTLGVVEFDEVDESNLQRQIIHSQADIGRSKADSARDTVLGINPYVQVNLHKERLDSTNVMELFAQYDLIVDGTDNFATRYLVNDACVLLNKPYVWGSIYRFDGQASVFWSEHGPCYRCLYPEPPPPGMVPSCAEGGVLGVLCASIGSIQVNEAIKLLAGIGDPLVGRLMIYDALEMTYRQVKVRKDPDCAVCGENPTVTELIDYEAFCGVVSDEAQEAAAGSTITPKQLKEWIDEGENIDIIDVREPNEYEIVSIPGARLIPKNDFLMGGALQDLPQDKRIVLHCKTGVRSAEVLAVLKNAGFADAVHVGSGVIGWVNQIEPQKPVY is encoded by the coding sequence GTGTCGCTGCCACCGCTGGTCGAGCCGGCTGCCGAGCTCACCGTCGACGAGGTCCGCCGGTACTCCCGCCACCTGATCATCCCGGATGTCGGGATGGAGGGCCAGAAGCGGCTGAAGAACGCCAAGGTGCTGTGCGTGGGCGCCGGCGGTCTCGGCTCGCCCGCCCTGATGTACCTCGCCGCGGCGGGGGTGGGCACCCTGGGCGTCGTGGAGTTCGACGAGGTCGACGAGTCGAACCTCCAGCGCCAGATCATCCACAGCCAGGCCGACATCGGCCGGTCCAAGGCGGACTCCGCCCGGGACACCGTCCTCGGGATCAACCCGTACGTGCAGGTGAACCTGCACAAGGAGCGGCTCGACTCGACGAACGTCATGGAGCTGTTCGCCCAGTACGACCTGATCGTCGACGGCACGGACAACTTCGCGACCCGCTACCTCGTCAACGACGCCTGCGTGCTGCTGAACAAGCCGTACGTGTGGGGCTCCATCTACCGTTTCGACGGTCAGGCCTCGGTCTTCTGGAGCGAGCACGGCCCCTGCTACCGCTGCCTGTACCCCGAGCCCCCGCCGCCGGGCATGGTGCCCTCCTGCGCCGAGGGCGGCGTGCTGGGCGTGCTCTGCGCCTCCATCGGTTCCATCCAGGTCAACGAGGCCATCAAGCTGCTCGCGGGCATCGGCGACCCGCTGGTCGGCCGCCTGATGATCTACGACGCCCTGGAGATGACCTACCGCCAGGTCAAGGTCCGCAAGGACCCGGACTGCGCGGTGTGCGGGGAGAACCCGACGGTCACCGAGCTCATCGACTACGAGGCGTTCTGCGGCGTCGTCTCCGACGAGGCCCAGGAGGCCGCAGCCGGTTCGACGATCACGCCGAAGCAGCTCAAGGAGTGGATCGACGAGGGCGAGAACATCGACATCATCGATGTGCGCGAGCCGAACGAGTACGAGATCGTCTCCATCCCCGGCGCCCGGCTGATCCCGAAGAACGACTTCCTCATGGGTGGCGCCCTCCAGGACCTCCCGCAGGACAAGAGGATCGTCCTGCACTGCAAGACGGGTGTCCGCTCCGCGGAAGTCCTCGCGGTGCTCAAGAACGCCGGTTTCGCCGACGCCGTCCACGTCGGCAGTGGTGTCATCGGCTGGGTCAACCAGATCGAGCCGCAGAAGCCGGTCTACTAG
- a CDS encoding spherulation-specific family 4 protein, whose amino-acid sequence MSDLRPVPLPTARAAGWLGLGVPGYAHPLVAPVEWAELARPGAPVHWAVLRVPVTGGAGARPDPYCLAAAARLRASGVPLLGHLDLRRGVRSGPELLTDAARFLDWYGVSGFYLDRAPAGAVTLPAASAVVTALRGLGAELGHPALHLVLGHDTHPDPGYAAIAEQLVTFRGRWADYRWSQAPEWTADHPASRFCHLVHGVPRGHLEEALRLARWQGAGTVYVTDATGRPRGGCGPGGTGPSASPRGCGTDPFEALPGYWDEIVSRTGPAISE is encoded by the coding sequence GTGTCGGATCTGAGGCCCGTTCCGCTGCCGACGGCCCGGGCGGCCGGGTGGCTGGGCCTCGGCGTACCGGGGTACGCCCATCCGCTGGTGGCCCCGGTGGAGTGGGCCGAGCTGGCCCGCCCGGGCGCCCCGGTGCACTGGGCGGTGCTGCGGGTACCGGTCACGGGCGGTGCGGGGGCCCGCCCGGACCCGTACTGCCTCGCGGCGGCGGCCCGGCTGCGGGCCTCCGGCGTGCCCCTGCTCGGCCATCTGGACCTGCGCCGCGGTGTCCGCTCCGGCCCCGAGCTGCTGACGGACGCCGCGCGCTTCCTCGACTGGTACGGCGTCAGCGGCTTCTACCTGGACCGCGCGCCCGCCGGTGCGGTCACGCTCCCGGCCGCGAGCGCCGTCGTCACCGCGCTGCGCGGGCTCGGGGCGGAGCTCGGCCACCCCGCCCTCCACCTGGTGCTGGGCCACGACACGCACCCGGACCCCGGCTACGCGGCGATCGCCGAGCAGCTCGTCACGTTCCGGGGGAGGTGGGCCGACTACCGCTGGTCGCAGGCCCCGGAGTGGACGGCTGACCATCCGGCCTCGCGGTTCTGCCACCTCGTCCACGGCGTCCCGCGCGGTCATCTGGAGGAGGCCCTGCGCCTCGCCCGGTGGCAGGGCGCCGGGACCGTCTACGTGACGGACGCCACCGGCCGGCCGCGCGGCGGATGCGGCCCTGGTGGGACGGGCCCGTCGGCGTCCCCCCGGGGCTGCGGCACCGATCCGTTCGAGGCGCTGCCCGGCTACTGGGACGAGATCGTCTCGCGGACCGGACCGGCCATCTCGGAATGA